The Oncorhynchus masou masou isolate Uvic2021 chromosome 13, UVic_Omas_1.1, whole genome shotgun sequence genomic interval TTTTGCAAGTATTGTTCAGACCCCCTCTCACAGTTGACCAAAATGACTACCATTAAGTACTTAAAGAGATCCATCTGACACCATTTGTTGCCAAAACACATAACAaggtggctggggctggggctgaacCAAATGAAACAACTGAGTTAAGTGTTGTCTAAGCAGAATAGGGACAAGAACCAAGCAAACACCGAGGAGCATTCAGAGAATATCAGTCAAACAAAGGTGAAGACATGCAAACTGATACAGGTTGAAGTAAACCAGAAGACATCCACCCAGGAGACTTGTTTCCCTTTGAGAGACTGGCACACTTTCCTACTAAATAAATAGTGCTTTACATTCCACTATACAATACCACCCATTCCCAATATAATCAGGACAAAAATCATATAATCAGATAGCTGGTTGCTCCCACAGTTCTTCAGGGAAAGTACCTACAAATCCATAAAGGCAAAGATTTGCACCATCGAGTGTAACCAGTGAACAACCCAAAACAACTTCTCCAAAACAGAAACAATAAGAGATACACATTGGACAGCTCTTTAATAGTCTTTAGTAGCCCTCATTTCTTCTGTTTTTTGAAGATCTTGAAGGTGTGTTTCTTACGGCTGGCGACGGAGTCTGTGTCTTCTCCCGTGGAGCCGCTGTCTTCCTCCAGAGGGCTCTTCTTGGAAGAGAGCTGTGGGATGCGGCTGCTTCCCTTGGTCCCTGTGGCCCCAGGCTGCCCCCCCGTGGGGGAGGGGGTGTCAGCGTCAGTGGAGTTGGGGCTGAGGGAGCGGGAGGACTCTGACATAGATATACCAACGAGACCAACATTCATCTCTCCCAGGCTGGCTGACTTCTCGATGCTGTACACCTTGTTCATAAGGATGGGGCTCTCTGGGACTGGCTCGGCCAGGGCTCCTCCTTCATGGACACGGTTACCTCCGTTAGGGGTGTGGGCATGCAGGGAGGGCTCGTCGGAGGCGGAGCGGACGGGCTGGCCATACAGGAAGGAGGTGGGTTTAACCAGGTGGCCCTTGGAGCTGTAGGCGGACAGACGATCACCGAtttgggagagggacagggaggagtCTGAGTCTGAGCGGTTCAACTCTCTGTGGAAGAACAGAAGAGAGtcggtggaggaagagaggtacAGTGAGGCCCGGTCCAGAAACATTCTTTAGCCTCCAGCACCTTGGCACTTCAAGTAGACCTGAAAGAACTAGACAGACATAAGCAATGGTAGTATCTCCATTCtcccctctgataggctaggtggatTTTTACCATCAGATGGAATGCCTACACATGTCTAATCCTTTCAGAACTATGGGGTAAAGgcctatggggtagaagctgttctggACTGAGCCTGACTGAAAAGTGGATCCAAGCTAAACCACTGCATGCTTGAAGTAATCGAACCAATGCCTGTAAAGCCAAGGACACAGTGGGCACTACTTGCCAACAGCAACTCCACCTCCTGTTAGTAGTGCAGGCAGAGGGAAGGGTTGTTTGGGCTATCGAGAAAGACAAGAGTTGGGAGTGGATGGCAAAAACTAAAATAGAAAACAATGAATTAGgcagaaaaatgtatttaacgaAAAAGTAATAATGCATAAGAATGTACGCAAAATGTCACAGGTTGCAAAATGGGTGAGTTATAGTTAGATGAAACAACCGTTTATGAAAATGAGAACACTGCAAACTAGATAAGAAAAACATACATATGAAACTATGGGGGGTGAAAACGTAGGCAGAGAGAAAATCCCACGCGCATGCGGTGCGTGTGGAGGGAAGAGAGCAGAGGGGTACCCGAAGCTGCTGCTGCGCTGGAAGTCTGGGATGGTGTCCATGGGCTGAAAATAAGACGAGTGATAGACATGGGAGGagtgtggagtggtggagtgtaaggaggaggaggagtggaaggaGTGGGGCTGACGGTAGGAAAGAGGTGGGGAGGAGCAGATGATCGTGGGGTGCGAGACAGCAGAggacaggggaggcagggggagagccTCAAACTGTTGGAAGGACTGGCTGTGTGACTGTTGGAGGGTGGCCCTAGACCTGGTTGGGCTGGAGGTACCGTCTCCCTGCTGCCCCGCCAACAGGCAGGTCTCTACCAACCTCTGAGAGCCCATGGCCAGCTGGGAGTCCATGTGGCGCTGACGCAGGGACATCATACTGGGAGCTAGAGAGACAACACAGAACAAcaccattatcaacaaccactctctgattatatacacacacacacacacacacaacacagggtGAGGGACAAGAGTAGGCTGGAATTCGACTGGGAGGGCACTAGCAGAAGATATGGGTGTTTGAGACATTCCAGTAATGAATTAGTGTTGTTGACCTTTGTGTTGAGCAATTAGGTAATGTTCGGTTGGGAGAAATGCAAGTGATGGATGCAAAATATCGGATGTTCAAACCCCTGGCCTGAGCGATGCCAGTATTGACAAGAAAACAAGAGAACAGGAGGGATGACACTCCTGGTGAGAAGTTTGTCTGGTGCCTGGTGAGGATTCTTGCAGGGGGGGACGAAAGTTAAATGTTTAATCATAACCCCTTCATTGTAGATCATTATTTGTAAAATCAGTCAGTGGCAGTATATTGTGAGGGGTCTAAGAACATTAGTTACTGGTGAGTGGAAGAGTGCTCTGGGTGATGAGGAAGAATATTGAGGATCAGGCTAAGGAAGAAGAGCAAGTCATTGTACAGCTGGAGACCGTACGGCCAGGGGTAGGTGGACGCAGCATAGAGAGTTTGCCTTATACATCTACAGGCCCTGTCCCAGGACAGAGTGTTACAGCTATATCCATCTACAGGCCCTGTCCCAGGCCAGAGTGTTACAGCTATATCCATCTACAGGCCCTGTCCCAGGACAGAGTGTTACAGCTATATCCATCTACAGGCCCTGTCCCAGGCCAGAGTGTTACAGCTATATCCATCTACAGGCCCTGTCCCAGGACAGAGTGTTACAGCTATATCCATCTACAGGCCCTGTCCCAGGACAGAGTGTTACAGCTATATCCATCTACAGGCCCTGTCCCAGGCCAGAGTATTACAGCTATATCCATCTACAGGCCCTGTCCCAGGACAGAGTATTACAGCTATATCCATCTACAGACCTTGCCCATAGTGTTATAGTATGTGCTCTGCGGTTTTGACAGGGGTGGGTGACTttaggagatagagggagggagggttgaggtcaggatgaGGGGTAGCCAACAGGCCAACCAGAGTATTTCCTGAGAGACTGGCTGTCCGAACCCACAGAGCACTTGCTCGCTGGTCCTTGAGCCAATTGGTGTCTGGGGGAGGGGGTCGACCAGAGACACGAACAGCCGCCGCAACCAAAGAGAAGTgttggtggagggagaggggtagtgagggaggaggggacgTTATTAATGTGGATTAGAAGACTTACTAGAGGACTGCAGTGACAGAGGTCTAGAAGAAGACTGCAGAACTAGAGCTCAGCTTACCGCTGCAGTTAGTATCAGCCCTTCTCTCTCGGTCTGCTATAATCTAAACTCACAACAGTATCAGCCCTCTCTAGGTCTGCTATAAAATCTAAACTCACAACAGTATCAGCCCTCTCTAGGTCTGCTATAAAATCTAAACTCACAACAGTATCAGCCCTCTCTAGGTCTGCTATAATCTAAACTCACAACAGTATCAGCCCTCTCTAGGTCTGCTATAAAATCTAAACTCACAACAGTATCAGCCCTCTCTAGGTCTGCTATAATCTAAACTCACAACAGTATCAGCCCTCTCTAGGTCTGCTATAATCTAAACTCACAACAGTATCAGCCCTCTCTAGGTCTGCTATAaaatctaaactcacaacactATCAGCCCTCTCTAGGTCTGCTATAAAATCTAAACTCACAACAGTATCAGCCCTCTCTAGGTCTGCTATAAAATCTAAACTCACAACAGTATCAGCCCTCTCTAGGTCTGCTATACAATCTAAACTCACAACAGTATCAGCCCTCTCTAGGTCTGCTATAAAATCTAAACTCACAACAGTATCAGCCCTCTCTAGGTCTGCTATAAAATCTAAACTCACAACAGTATCAGCCCTCTCTAGGTCTGCTATAcaatctaaactcacaacactATCAGCCCTCTCTAGGTCTGCTATAcaatctaaactcacaacactATCAGCCCTCTCTAGGTCTGCTATAcaatctaaactcacaacactATCAGCCCTCTCTAGGTCTGCTAtaatctaaactcacaacactATCAGCCCTCTCTAGGTCTGCTATAcaatctaaactcacaacactATCAGCCCTCTCTAGGTCTGCTATAcaatctaaactcacaacactATCAGCCCTCTCTAGGTCTGCTATAcaatctaaactcacaacactATCAGCCCTCTCTAGGTCTGCTAtaatctaaactcacaacactATCAGCCCTCTCTAGGTCTGCTATAcaatctaaactcacaacactATCAGCCCTCTCTAGGTCTGCTATAcaatctaaactcacaacactATCAGCCCTCTCTAGGTCTGCTATAcaatctaaactcacaacactATCAGCCCTCTCTAGGTCTGCTAtaatctaaactcacaacactATCAGCCCTCTCTAGGTCTGCTATAcaatctaaactcacaacactATCAGCCCTCTCTAGGTCTGCTAtaatctaaactcacaacactATCAGCCCTCTCTAGGTCTGCTATAcaatctaaactcacaacactATCAGCCCTCTCTAGGTCTGCTATAcaatctaaactcacaacactATCAGCCCTCTCTAGGTCTGCTATACAATCTAAACTCACAACAGTATCAGCCCTCTCTAGGTCTGCTATAAAATCTAAACTCACAACAGTATCAGCCCTCTCTAGGTCTGCTATAaaatctaaactcacaacactATCAGCCCTCTCTAGGTCTGCTATAAAATCTAAACTCACAACAGTATCAGCCCTCTCTAGGTCTGCTATAAAATCTAAACTCACAACAGTATCAGCCCTCTCTAGGTCTGCTATAAAATCTAAACTCACAACAGTATCAGCCCTCTCTAGGTCTGCTATAAAATCTAAACTCACAACAGTATCAGCCCTCTCTAGGTCTGCTATATAATCTAAACTCACAACAGTATCAGCCCTCTCTAGGTCTGCTATAATCTAAACTCACAACAGTATCAGCCCTCTCTAGGTCTGCTATAaaatctaaactcacaacactATCAGCCCTCTCTAGGTCTGCTATAATCTAAACTCACAACAGTATCAGCCCTCTCTAGGTCTGCTATAaaatctaaactcacaacactATCAGCCCTCTCTAGGTCTGCTATAATCTAAACTCACAACAGTATCAGCCCTCTCTAGGTCTGCTATAATCTAAACTCACAACAGTATCAGCCCTCTCTAGGTCTGCTATAATCAAAACCCAGTTATTGCCCAGTAGAGCTGGTTACCAGGATACCATAGAACACAATGTTGGCCTGTTAAGTCAATAAACATGTTCCATTAAATATAATACATTTGTTACCAAGACAAGGACTAGAAATAAGAACTTTGGTACGTTGTTCGCATCGTAACTCCCTTTGAGATCGTAACTGGTTAATAAAAGCTGTAATACTGCATTTCAAAAGAAGAAACCCTGAGTATGTAATTTCTTAGTGGCTGAAACAAGGTGATACATGTGTACCCCCAGGGGAATGAGTTGACAACAATAGAAAGCAAGGCTCTATGTAAGGAGAGAAAACTAAATGGTATTGCAGGCAGCACAACAAGAGACTTTTAATTGAGTGCATGCCCCACTGCCTTGCTCTTACTCAAATAGGTCTAGATCAAAGCTAAACCTTATGAAGCTTATAGGAGGACAATGGCCTTTCATATTGCTTTCTATTACTCCATGTTCAGTCCTTCATTTCGGCCGTGTCCAAACAGCACATTCCATTGGTCAGACTAGGAGACAACTGCTAAAAATAGATCAGCACAAAGATTTGGTGTCATGAAGTATGTATTTCTTCAGAGGTTCAATTTCCACAGCAATGGATATCAACATTGGCCACCTTGTTCTCGTCTTACACGCCATCCCAGAAGTGAAATTCCCATATATCGAGGCACTCATTTCCAAAATGAGAGAATATAAAAACACCCCAACCAACTGAAAATATGtctaaaaaaatattaaaaattgAAATTACAATTCATACATTACAGATTTGCAAACACAGAACACGTTTtggggtattttattaggatccccattagctgttgcgaaagctGCAACTACGCTTCCTGGGGTCCACtgtgggactctcaatcacagaCAAAACAACCCAGACAAACACTCCGATTCCCTTCACAAACCGGGCTGCTCATTTTAATAAATTGAGATAATGACAATATTATTTATAATGATAATATTTTGTGTCGATGCTAATTTTCATATGAGGGTTGACTTTTGGATTCCCCCAGAAGGCCCTTGGTGTATTTAGGAGGTCTTTTGCTACAGAGTCCCACAGTGGGGCCGAGGGAGTCGGACCAGCCCTTACATTGCAGAGTACCGGGCGATATTATGTCCTCGTCCATGTCGTCCATGTCATCAGACATAATGAAGTGCTGGGGCGTGGCCCGGCCACCCATGAGGCTGGGGTCAAGGTTCAGGGTGGAGGCCAGGGAGGACAGCCCAGGGTTGTTGACGATGGTGAACCCAGTCAGAATCTCAATCTGCTGCCAGCggtgcagcctctccctcagAGCAGCAGTCACCTCACCCAGGGCTTGTCTGgaccggaggagaggagagggagaaggggaggagaggagggggcagaggaaTACAAGCACAGATCACAATGTCAACATAGATATAGGAGATATTGGCTTTAGACAAATCCCAAAATACTCTCTGTAATTAAACTCACTTGGCTGTCAGAATTTGGTGATCCACATTGTCCAGACAGGAGCTGTGTGCCACATGGAAGGTCCCAAAGATGGTGTTTCTCTTCTTCTTGATCTTCTCTGCCTGCAGTCACAAACACAATGAAACATCACTCCCCGGTTCTGTCAACTCTGTCACACTAAGGGTCCAGAGTTTCTCCTGCTCACATTGTCAGAGAAACCTCCTGGCCCTACTCATACGGTATATCTAGTCCCCATactctatacagtgcattcggaaagtattcaagccccttccccttttccattGTTACAAccgtattctaaatggattcaatgtttttttcacctcaagctacacacaataccccataatgagaaagtgaacaggtttttagaaaatggtggaaaattattaaatatataaaacaaaaataccttattttttacataagtatttagaccctttgctatgagacttgaaattgagctcaggtaaatcctgtttccattgatcatccttgagatgtttctacaacttgattggggtccacctgtggtaaattcaaatgattggacatgatttggaaaagcacacgcacccgtctatataaaggtcccgcatgtcagagcaaaaaccaagccatgaggttgaacgAAATGTCCGCAGAGctcagagacaagattgtgttgaagcaccgatctggggaagggtaccaaaacatttatgcagcattgaaggtccccaagatcacagtggcctcgatcattcttaaatggaagaagtttggaaccaccaagactgttcctagagctggccacccagacaaactaagcaatcggggagaagggccttggtcagggaggtgaccaacaacccgatggtaactctgacagagctctagagttcctctgtggagatgggagaaccttccagaaggacaactatctctgcagcacactccaccaatcaggcctttatggtagagtggccagacagaagccactcctcagttaaaaaaggcacatgacagcccgtttcacaaaaagcacctaaaagactcagaccatgagaaacaagattctcttttTCTGATGAACCCcaggattgaactctttggcctgaatgccaagcgtcacatctggaggaaacctggcaccatccctatggtgaagcattgaggcagctgtggagatgtttttcagcggcagggactgggagactcgtcagggtcaagggaaagatgaacggagcaaagtacagagagagccttgatgaaaacctgctccagagcactcaggacctcagactggggagaaggttcaccttccaacaggacaacgacactaagcacacagccaagacaacacagaagtggcttcgggacaagattCTGaattgtccttgagtggcccagctagagcccaaacttgaacatctctggagatacctgaaaatagctgtacagcgacactcctcatccaacctgatagagctagagaggatctgcagagaagaatgggagaagatccccaaatacaggtgtgccaagcttgtagcgtcatacccaagactcaaggctgtaaatccctaccaaaggtgcttcaaagtactgagtaaagggtctgaatatttatgtaaatgtggtatttaatttattttaatttaatacatttgcaaaaatgtataaaaacctgttcctgctttgtaattatggggtattgtgtttagattgatgaggggggaaaaacaacataatctattttagaataaagctgtaacgtaacagaatgtggaaaaagtcaaggggtctgaatacttttcgaatgcactgcaTCTAGCCCTCAGGcggtacacacacagccctcaggcggtacacacacagccctcaggcggtacacacacagccctcaggcggtacacacacagccctcaggcggtacacacacagccctcaggcggtacacacacagccctcaggcggtacacacacagccctcaggcggtacacacacagccctcaggcggtacacacacagccctcaggcggtacacacacagccctcaggcggtacacacacagccctcaggcggtacacacacagccctcaggcggtacacacacagccctcaggcggtacacacacagccctcaggCGGTACACACAGCCCTCAGGCGGTACACACAGCCCTCAGGCGGTACACACAGCCCTCAGGCGGTACACACAGCCCTCAGGCGGTACACACAGCCCTTTCGCATCTCACCCCTTCTTTTGCCACCAGTAGCTGCTTCTCAGCGTTCTGCTTCTTGATGTTGTAGTACTGCACCTCCACCTCATGGGTGAGCTGCAGCCACTTCTGGAGGGACTCTGGTGGGGACCAGCTGCAGCGAGACTCCAGCTCCTTCTCTGCCTTCTTGAGGGCCATgcgcacctgcacacacacacatacatactaagTCAACATACAGCACATAACTTCTTATTGACTCAATACAGCAGCGAAAGGAACACACCAAAGTCCACACTTTAAGGTCCAACACACAGGTTGAGTATTCAGGACAAATGTGTCATTCCAACACTGTGACAAGTCTCTCtggtgtggagatgggagagggaaacGATCTCATTGGCTCGTGAATGTTAGCGCTCTGTCTCCTGAAAGCCTCATTAAGAGCTGTGCAAATGAGCCCAGAGCCACCCAGCCGCCCCTGGACTCAATCACGGCCAAGCCTTAATGGAGCAGCACTGGGCCAGCCAGGGGAGCAGAGGGCCTGTCTGATCAGGCAGGCACAAGGGCTGACCTGGTTTGACCTCCACTGGGACAAGACAACAAGAGAACCAACCTCCAGAGAAACCCTCCAGATGAAATGAAGAACTTGGCCATGGTTTAGGCTATGGTGCAATGGGACCTGCAGTCAGAAGCTGTGAATCTATTTGTTATGTCATATGAAAGCATTCAGAGTTGGATTCAAAATATTCTCTGGCGGATTATGTGTGAAAACAGAATAAGAAAATTAACGCATTTCTTGATTTTCCTGAAATTTAGCACAGTGGTTCCTTTGCAGGAAGTAGGCTAAATAAAATAACTCCTTACCTAGGCATGCATGCTAAAAAAAAGACTAAAAAGAGGGATCTATCTCAGGCCCTTTCTCTAGTCATATATTGAGAACTGAAATCAGATAAAGGAGTGACTATTGCTTCCTCCAGCAGACGACAGTGTTCTCAGGAGAACATAGTGATAGTAGCAGATTGATGAGAGTACACAACATGAGCCCTCTGCTCACCTGCCTTGTGTGGGCCGACCCCTGCTTCCTTTCCTGAGCTGAGTGGGAGGAGTTATGCCTACTGATCGCATTCGGCACCTAATCCATGTAAATATATAGCTGGTTCCCTAGAATATAGACTGGTTAACAGGGTTCAGTCAGTTGGAGTGTCACTCCTCTCGGGCTTTACTCTACAGGTTTCTGTTACTGGCCTCAACCACACCTAGTCTCTCAAAAAGTATCCCACTAGACTAATTCCCCCTCATCCACCTGCATTGGTTCTCCACCCGTCCCTCTCCAAAGTGGCACAGTCAGGTACCTGGTCCAGCTCCTCCTCGGCATATTTCTGCCGACTCAGCTCGTTCTCTGTGCCCTCGCGAAGCTCCTTGAGCCGCTGGGCCTCCTGTTTGGCACAGTTAATCTCATCCCTCAGTTTCTGTTCCAGGTTCACCTTCTCCACCTCCACCGTACGGTGCTCCTCCTGGGCTATCTgcagcctgggagagagagagagagagagagagagagagagacagagagacagggagacagggagacagggagagagagagagagaaataatcaGACAAGGAAAAGCATGAGATGTAATCTGTTCGTTTCCTGATCACATTGCCGGACCAGGAAGCATTCTAGGGTCTTGTTACAGGTGCTAGTAATCAGTGACTCAGCAATGACAGGGGCAAACAATAGAAGTGCCTGTATCTTTTTACTACTAGATGCCATGGAGACTGGCATGTCCACATAGCATCCTCCAACCAGCTGTCCTCGGACCTCGATGCTCCTGGCTATAAAGACTGACCACTATAGAGCCCAAGGAAGCCAGGGATCCATCACTGGAGAGCTAGGAGTCTCTGTCGACCTCTGATTTATATGCTAAATGTAGTTGAGATTCCCCAGGCAGACAAAgacatgtttgttttttccagGCAGGGTCCAGTTTAAAGAGCTCGCTACAGTAGTGGGAGTACACTGTCGCCTCCAGCAGCCTGTTGCCTTGTAACTACATCAAACAGCACTAGTTTGTAGTTCACGGATTGTAAGCCTATCACAGGAATTTCCACGCTTCCTTGACATTTCACACACAAACTGAACAGTCATTCATGAAAAACTACAAAATAACTTAAATGCATTATTCAGTGGAACTAAAGCAACGGAGATCACAGATCACACAGTCAAGAGACAGAGTCTACTCACTCTGTAGACAACACCAGCCCAGCAGTGAAGTATGCAGCTGCACCAGCCCAGCAGTGAAGTATGCAGCTTAACACCAGCCCAGCAGCGAAGTATGCAGCTGCACCAGCCCAGCAGTGAAGTATGCAGCTTAACACCAGCCCAGCAGTGAAGTATGCAGCTGCACCAGCCCAGCAGTGAAGTATGCAGCTTAACACCAGCCCAGCAGTGAAGTATGCTGCTTAACACCAGCCCAGCAGTGAAGTATACAGCTGCACCAGCCCAGCAGTGAAGTATGCAGCTTAACACCAGCCCAGCAGTGAAGTATGCAGCTGCACCAGCCTAGCAGTGAAGTATGCAGCTTAACACCAGCCCAGCAGTGAAGTATGCAGCTT includes:
- the stim1a gene encoding stromal interaction molecule 1a isoform X1, producing the protein MDFNKSLTLWIVCLCLLSESWRVQASSDHHHIDNGVSELCRIDEPRCHDENSILSFEAIRSIHKQMDDDANGNVDVSETDGFLREDLNYHDPKAKHNSFHGDDQFISVEDLWNTWKGSEVCNWTVDDVENWLIYVELPQYVDAFRKMHFNGTVMPRLAVKNATLTVSILKMLDRSHVQKLQLKALDTVLFGAPLMNRHNHLKDFMLVVSIVIGIGGCWFAYIQNRYSKDHMKKMMTDLDGLQRAEQSLHDLQKKLQIAQEEHRTVEVEKVNLEQKLRDEINCAKQEAQRLKELREGTENELSRQKYAEEELDQVRMALKKAEKELESRCSWSPPESLQKWLQLTHEVEVQYYNIKKQNAEKQLLVAKEGAEKIKKKRNTIFGTFHVAHSSCLDNVDHQILTAKQALGEVTAALRERLHRWQQIEILTGFTIVNNPGLSSLASTLNLDPSLMGGRATPQHFIMSDDMDDMDEDIISPGTLQSPSMMSLRQRHMDSQLAMGSQRLVETCLLAGQQGDGTSSPTRSRATLQQSHSQSFQQFEALPLPPLSSAVSHPTIICSSPPLSYRQPHSFHSSSSLHSTTPHSSHVYHSSYFQPMDTIPDFQRSSSFGELNRSDSDSSLSLSQIGDRLSAYSSKGHLVKPTSFLYGQPVRSASDEPSLHAHTPNGGNRVHEGGALAEPVPESPILMNKVYSIEKSASLGEMNVGLVGISMSESSRSLSPNSTDADTPSPTGGQPGATGTKGSSRIPQLSSKKSPLEEDSGSTGEDTDSVASRKKHTFKIFKKQKK
- the stim1a gene encoding stromal interaction molecule 1a isoform X2, whose translation is MDFNKSLTLWIVCLCLLSESWRVQASSDHHHIDNGVSELCRIDEPRCHDENSILSFEAIRSIHKQMDDDANGNVDVSETDGFLREDLNYHDPKAKHNSFHGDDQFISVEDLWNTWKGSEVCNWTVDDVENWLIYVELPQYVDAFRKMHFNGTVMPRLAVKNATLTVSILKMLDRSHVQKLQLKALDTVLFGAPLMNRHNHLKDFMLVVSIVIGIGGCWFAYIQNRYSKDHMKKMMTDLDGLQRAEQSLHDLQKKLQIAQEEHRTVEVEKVNLEQKLRDEINCAKQEAQRLKELREGTENELSRQKYAEEELDQVRMALKKAEKELESRCSWSPPESLQKWLQLTHEVEVQYYNIKKQNAEKQLLVAKEGAEKIKKKRNTIFGTFHVAHSSCLDNVDHQILTAKQALGEVTAALRERLHRWQQIEILTGFTIVNNPGLSSLASTLNLDPSLMGGRATPQHFIMSDDMDDMDEDIISPGTLQSPSMMSLRQRHMDSQLAMGSQRELNRSDSDSSLSLSQIGDRLSAYSSKGHLVKPTSFLYGQPVRSASDEPSLHAHTPNGGNRVHEGGALAEPVPESPILMNKVYSIEKSASLGEMNVGLVGISMSESSRSLSPNSTDADTPSPTGGQPGATGTKGSSRIPQLSSKKSPLEEDSGSTGEDTDSVASRKKHTFKIFKKQKK